A stretch of DNA from Candidatus Thermoplasmatota archaeon:
AAGCGACAGTGAGCTCGACTCCAAGCCTATCCCTGCGACCATCGTCGGCAGACCGTAGTACCTTCCCATCTGACCTGCCCCAGTGCGAAGTAGTTGCGCCTCCAGAGCTCCATAATCAATCGAGCCGGTCACCAAATCTCCTGGCACGGAATCGCTGCTGTAGATCCACGGAGCTCCCTTCTCGGCAGCCTGCGATATGACAAGGCTAGCCAGATTCTCAGCGTTCACTTGAGCAATTGTTCCTGATAGCGTCACGGGCGAAGTGAGGCCCGCGACTGATGCGACCATCGCCACAACGGGCACACCGGCTTTTGCGAATTCCACCTGCGCCTCAGCCAACCCGCCCTCGAATGTCAATGGAGATATCGGACACTCGGTGCCTGAGAATATTGGGTTCTTCTTCAGGTTCTCAGGGCCGTCCGTCAAGATAGATGCAAGGGCTATCATTTCCCGTGCCTCCTCTGCATCCGACGCACCCCCCTGGAAATGTTTCCGTGTGTTCTCTAAGCCAGTCTTGAACTCAGAAATGTTCTTGAGTTCCAGCGGTTGGTCCAGCGCACCCACCATGCCCCATGCGAAGTCCACCTGAGGAAGCGATTCAACAATGACCGTGAAGTTCTGGACATCCTCCAAAGTGGATGGCCTCGTCGCTCCAGTGAGCATTTCCTTGATGTATACACCTTCACCGCCGTTGGATACATGGAGCCTGTTGTGATCCGGGATTCTCATGTCGCCTTTGCCATCTCTGGTAGCGAGCAGGATCGATTTCGGGGCGTGTGCGAGGGCAGATTTCACAAGCTCCTGGGGCACGCGCACCCGTTTCCCATCCTTGGAAAGCATCGAGCCAGAGTCAACAAGCATCTTAGTGACGACGTCGCTGTGCACGACCACCCCGACTTCCTCCAGAACTCTTATGGAAGTGTCGTGGATTCTTCTGATCTCAGTGCTTGTCAGAAACTCCAATCTGCCCTTGGCCATGGTCAATCCCTCGTTTGCTGTATCGTAGAAGCGGTTCGTGTGAAAGTACTTTTTGTTGTAAGAGGGGTCAGAGGCCGCAGTAGACGTGCGCCTAGGTCGGTGAGATGATTGAGGGACATTCGGCTGGAGCGTCGGAGCTTGAACCACTCCTATCCGTACAGCTGAAGGCTCGGAGGCCTACTTCTCGCGCCCATTCTTGGCATCCTGGAGAATCTTATCGATGTCCCTTTTCTGCTCCCTCTCGAGTGGGGGCACATCGTGTTCTTTGAGTATTACTGCTACTCGTTCCTTCGCCCTCGCGCGCATGTCCTTCGCCCCGAGCTTGAGCCAGTTGTCATAGATGTTCCTGTCAGAGAGCACTGGCCTCCAGATATCCTTCTTCGTGTGCTCCAATGTGTGTCTCGTGCCGATGAACCCGCCTCCCGGACCGATCTTGTCAACCAAGTTCAGGGCGAGGCTCTCGTCATCGACGTCAATCCCCCTCTTGATTCTGAGAAGGGCGCCCGCGACTTCGTCATCAATGACGAGTTGTTCGACGCTGTATGTGGTAGCAGAGCTGAGGACGGCGGGGCCAAATACAATGTCACTTCCTGCCAGGACGGGTGGAAGGCCCGTCATCGTCTTTTCGTACATTGCCTGGTCGCCAGGGAGCTTTGCGTCTGTGCTGATGCCGCCGACCAGACAAGGTATCTGATAATGGTGGGCTAGCTGGACGGCTGCCACGTTGATCAGAGCTCTCTCGGGCGCTCCCAACGCAAGGATTCCAGTCCTCATGTCCATCACGGAGGCGACTGAGCCGTAGATGACTGGGCATCCTGGTGCGAACAGCTGGCAAATGGCTATCCCCGCCAAAACCTCCGCATTAATCAGGGCAAGTTCGCCAGCGAGAGTCACTGGTGCAGTGCCACCGCCCATCGCCATGCTGAGGACGTCGTATGGCATCCCAGCTCTGGCGGATTCGACCATCGCCTCTGTGTTTGCCTTGTCGAATTGGAGCGGGCTTACCGGACATCCTCCCATCGAAACCACAGGGGATTTCCTGAAAGCATCCTCTCCCCCTGCGATCGTGTGAGCGATTCTGATGAAGTGTTTTGTCATTTCGGTTCCCTGGCACTCGTGAGCAACGTGCTTTGTCGTGTTCTCGATGGCCGCGACCGTTTCCTTCAAGAAGTGCAGCTTCCCTTCTGCGTCGTGGGCTACAACTGTTGGGCCGTAGAACGCGATGTTTTCGAGCGCGTCAGCCACTCTTGCGAATTGGCAGATATCAGCGAGCACAGATTGTCTGACTTTGCCCGTCTCGTGATCGAGCACCTTTATGCCAGTTGCGGAGTTAGTGAAGTGAGTGGAACCAGACCCTAGCTCGACAGACCGACGATGGTCTCGCGCGGCCAACATGAAC
This window harbors:
- a CDS encoding trimethylamine methyltransferase family protein, whose translation is MAKGRLEFLTSTEIRRIHDTSIRVLEEVGVVVHSDVVTKMLVDSGSMLSKDGKRVRVPQELVKSALAHAPKSILLATRDGKGDMRIPDHNRLHVSNGGEGVYIKEMLTGATRPSTLEDVQNFTVIVESLPQVDFAWGMVGALDQPLELKNISEFKTGLENTRKHFQGGASDAEEAREMIALASILTDGPENLKKNPIFSGTECPISPLTFEGGLAEAQVEFAKAGVPVVAMVASVAGLTSPVTLSGTIAQVNAENLASLVISQAAEKGAPWIYSSDSVPGDLVTGSIDYGALEAQLLRTGAGQMGRYYGLPTMVAGIGLESSSLSLASVQEGVPSMSMMGLVPSDLGSGFGGVDQAAGASYEQLVVDAWVWDVARDFSREFSADDQAISFETIRDAGLDGNFLGKRHSLARFKTEFISTTKPGAVFSGKTDNGKRGDLLRKANDEAQRILKGARAPVVSKDESRRMDELFKGISRKH
- a CDS encoding trimethylamine methyltransferase family protein, with product MHFEVLNEENLQRIHDASMAILGRTGVAVYERQSLKQLEDGGADVDFGKSRARLPERLITNSIENAPSRFMLAARDHRRSVELGSGSTHFTNSATGIKVLDHETGKVRQSVLADICQFARVADALENIAFYGPTVVAHDAEGKLHFLKETVAAIENTTKHVAHECQGTEMTKHFIRIAHTIAGGEDAFRKSPVVSMGGCPVSPLQFDKANTEAMVESARAGMPYDVLSMAMGGGTAPVTLAGELALINAEVLAGIAICQLFAPGCPVIYGSVASVMDMRTGILALGAPERALINVAAVQLAHHYQIPCLVGGISTDAKLPGDQAMYEKTMTGLPPVLAGSDIVFGPAVLSSATTYSVEQLVIDDEVAGALLRIKRGIDVDDESLALNLVDKIGPGGGFIGTRHTLEHTKKDIWRPVLSDRNIYDNWLKLGAKDMRARAKERVAVILKEHDVPPLEREQKRDIDKILQDAKNGREK